The following proteins are co-located in the Trichormus variabilis 0441 genome:
- a CDS encoding AmpG family muropeptide MFS transporter has product MREVQALRQAFQSRKMGALLLLGFASGLPLFLTSRTLQLWMQDAKVDLGKITLFGLLALPYSLKFLWSPLLDRFVPPLLGARRGWLICTQIGLTLAIAALALQQPSQSDQVLQILAINCLIITFLSATQDIAGDAYRTDILNPLEAEPGASVWVLGYRIALFITSSLAIVLADYIPWNGVYLLMAVFMAGSILTTLWSPPEPEIRNAAEKYAPISVKDVIFIVLITVLVAGLIGGVFVGYIALPVFYWLLASLIVAWIVSSLLLPIELLGEVTEDSPPQNLQAAIFLPFKEFFHRFGLTQASVILIFIILYKLGDSLVGITANLFLREIAFTKTEIGAIQAGIGFIATTIGVLAGGVIMTKIHLNRSLWIFGILQLLSNLGYYALAIAGKNYSLLVLAVNIENFSAGLVTVATVAFLMNLCNHRFTTTQFALFSSLMAISRDVLSAPAGDLAKATGWPAFFLLTLAAALPGLLLLPVVAPWNPKPVAINRPGLDDEDLWETK; this is encoded by the coding sequence ATGAGAGAAGTTCAAGCACTGCGACAAGCCTTTCAAAGTCGCAAAATGGGAGCGCTACTACTGCTAGGTTTTGCATCGGGATTGCCGTTGTTCTTGACTAGTAGAACATTGCAGCTATGGATGCAGGATGCCAAAGTTGATTTAGGCAAAATCACCTTATTTGGGTTGTTGGCTTTGCCTTATTCCCTAAAATTTCTGTGGTCGCCCTTATTAGATAGATTTGTCCCACCACTTTTAGGAGCTAGACGGGGTTGGTTAATATGCACCCAAATTGGGTTAACATTAGCGATCGCTGCCTTAGCATTACAACAACCATCTCAAAGTGACCAAGTACTGCAAATCCTGGCTATCAACTGTCTCATCATTACTTTTTTGAGCGCTACCCAAGACATCGCCGGAGATGCTTACCGTACCGATATCTTAAACCCACTCGAAGCTGAACCAGGTGCATCAGTGTGGGTGCTGGGTTATCGCATCGCCCTGTTTATCACCAGTTCCCTAGCGATAGTTTTAGCCGACTATATTCCTTGGAATGGCGTTTACTTACTCATGGCTGTTTTCATGGCGGGTAGTATTCTCACTACCTTGTGGTCGCCTCCAGAGCCAGAAATCCGCAACGCTGCTGAAAAATATGCGCCTATATCTGTTAAAGACGTTATTTTTATCGTCTTAATTACAGTCTTAGTTGCGGGATTAATTGGCGGTGTTTTTGTTGGGTATATTGCCCTGCCTGTATTTTACTGGTTATTGGCAAGCTTAATAGTTGCTTGGATTGTCTCATCCTTGTTATTACCCATAGAACTCTTAGGAGAAGTCACAGAAGATAGTCCTCCCCAAAATTTGCAAGCCGCTATTTTTCTACCCTTCAAAGAATTTTTTCACAGATTTGGCTTAACTCAAGCCAGTGTCATCCTGATTTTCATCATCCTTTATAAACTAGGTGACTCCTTAGTAGGCATTACCGCCAACTTGTTTCTGCGAGAAATTGCCTTTACCAAAACTGAGATTGGGGCAATTCAGGCTGGTATCGGTTTTATTGCCACAACTATCGGCGTATTAGCCGGTGGTGTCATCATGACAAAAATCCACCTCAATCGCAGTTTGTGGATCTTTGGTATTCTTCAATTACTGAGCAACTTAGGTTATTATGCACTAGCCATTGCTGGCAAAAATTATTCACTTCTAGTCTTGGCAGTGAATATCGAAAACTTCAGTGCAGGATTAGTCACAGTTGCTACAGTAGCGTTCTTAATGAACCTTTGTAACCATCGCTTTACTACTACTCAATTCGCTTTATTCTCTAGCTTAATGGCTATTAGTAGGGACGTTTTATCTGCACCAGCAGGAGATTTGGCTAAAGCCACAGGCTGGCCGGCATTTTTCTTGCTCACCCTAGCAGCAGCATTACCTGGATTGCTGCTTTTGCCTGTTGTCGCCCCTTGGAATCCTAAACCAGTGGCAATAAATAGACCAGGACTTGATGACGAGGATTTATGGGAAACCAAGTAG
- a CDS encoding GNAT family N-acetyltransferase has translation MTIYHIRRGSTLERSQLVKFIQRTYQELFPQQKDFAHLAITVEQYFSKDTPLWWVDFSSQESRAELGTMTRVESLNISSPLLPPTSSPVACLWMGNAIDQIKGDRHAHIFLLYVVPEHRRRGIATALMQYAENWAKQRGDRQIALQVFQSNPPAINLYNHLGYQTQSLWMVKKIN, from the coding sequence ATGACTATTTATCATATTCGACGCGGCTCAACCTTGGAGCGATCGCAACTCGTCAAATTCATCCAGCGTACTTACCAAGAGTTGTTCCCCCAACAAAAAGACTTTGCTCATCTAGCAATTACAGTTGAGCAATATTTCTCTAAAGACACACCTTTGTGGTGGGTCGATTTTTCATCTCAGGAATCAAGGGCAGAATTAGGAACCATGACACGAGTAGAGTCTTTGAATATCTCCTCCCCTCTGCTCCCTCCTACCTCTTCTCCCGTAGCTTGCCTGTGGATGGGAAATGCGATAGATCAAATTAAAGGCGATCGCCATGCTCATATTTTTTTGCTGTACGTCGTCCCAGAACATCGCAGACGCGGGATTGCTACAGCATTAATGCAATATGCAGAGAATTGGGCAAAGCAAAGAGGCGATCGCCAAATCGCACTACAAGTATTTCAATCCAATCCCCCAGCCATAAATCTTTACAATCACTTAGGTTATCAAACCCAATCCCTTTGGATGGTAAAGAAAATTAATTAG
- a CDS encoding HEAT repeat domain-containing protein — translation MYDEEDLSLLDIEEELESPLDKIEPITAESEIPKPDPDEMLALLDNPQPQKRMLAARAFCDIEDSRATPILIRLLSDNCPLVRVSASYGIGRNPSADAVEPLIAQLYRDWNGYVRKGVVWALGNCRDRRCLAPLADALRTDISAVRLWSASALAQMTGVSYEAIVGAIPPLIEALVQDTVAAVRSNSAWSIGQLCKELPSNIVYATAIDALIQAFAEDKDLGVREDAKASLLGVGDPRGLQLIETLEQEGWF, via the coding sequence ATGTATGACGAAGAAGACCTAAGCCTACTCGATATCGAGGAGGAGTTAGAAAGCCCCTTAGATAAGATAGAACCAATTACGGCTGAGTCAGAAATACCAAAGCCTGACCCAGATGAAATGCTAGCGCTTCTAGACAATCCGCAACCACAAAAACGGATGCTAGCGGCTCGTGCTTTTTGCGATATCGAAGACTCACGCGCTACGCCAATTTTGATTCGTCTTTTGAGTGATAACTGTCCTTTAGTACGAGTGAGCGCATCCTATGGCATTGGGCGAAATCCCAGCGCAGATGCAGTTGAACCCTTAATTGCCCAACTGTATCGGGATTGGAATGGCTATGTCAGGAAAGGTGTTGTTTGGGCATTAGGTAACTGCCGCGATCGCCGTTGTTTAGCACCCTTAGCCGATGCTCTCAGAACGGATATTTCCGCCGTGCGCCTTTGGTCTGCTAGCGCCTTAGCCCAAATGACAGGAGTTAGCTATGAGGCGATCGTTGGCGCAATCCCACCACTAATTGAAGCACTAGTTCAAGATACAGTAGCCGCCGTGCGGAGTAACAGCGCGTGGTCAATTGGGCAGTTGTGTAAAGAACTGCCTTCTAACATAGTTTATGCCACAGCGATCGACGCTTTAATTCAGGCCTTCGCCGAAGACAAAGACTTAGGTGTACGCGAAGATGCTAAAGCCTCATTATTGGGTGTAGGCGACCCCCGTGGCTTGCAACTCATTGAAACCCTAGAACAAGAGGGTTGGTTTTAG
- a CDS encoding phosphomannose isomerase type II C-terminal cupin domain translates to MTQSENNGQLDANDSSSHSGLRYWGNVEVIEEGESYRISRIEIKPRHGIKPQIHYHRNEHWVVVSGVAKVTCGDDEVLLGRNQSTYVPAATLHKVDNPGSIPLVILEIQNGEYLGEDDTERPYDLNLVKPGVEIK, encoded by the coding sequence ATGACTCAGAGTGAAAACAATGGGCAGTTAGATGCCAATGATTCTTCCTCACATTCAGGTTTACGTTACTGGGGTAATGTGGAGGTAATAGAAGAGGGAGAGAGCTATAGAATTAGTCGCATTGAAATCAAGCCTAGACATGGTATTAAACCCCAAATCCACTATCACCGTAATGAGCATTGGGTGGTAGTCTCTGGTGTTGCTAAGGTGACTTGTGGTGATGATGAGGTTTTACTAGGTCGTAATCAGTCAACTTATGTACCAGCAGCAACACTACATAAAGTAGATAACCCTGGGTCTATCCCGTTAGTAATTCTAGAAATTCAAAATGGGGAATATTTAGGGGAGGACGATACTGAGCGTCCCTATGACTTAAATTTAGTTAAGCCTGGGGTTGAGATTAAGTAG
- a CDS encoding PQQ-dependent sugar dehydrogenase, with the protein MKVSGLFVLSVFLFITAAACNQTSASLDNSPPQEASTSAAQLAQNPTEGKNLIPTETFSPTPIRIDLQNLPAPFATDSASKAPQVVPIPQKPVLKVPAGFTVNVFAEGLDAPRWLALTPSGDVLVTETRQNRIRLLRDTNSDGVADVRQTFASKDNGLNIPFGMAFAGNAFFLGNTDEVLQFPYTEGQQQLTGTGKKIADLPGGGYNQHWTRNVVASPDGNKLYVSVGSRSNVDEEELPRASVQVMSLDGSQKQTFAFGLRNPVGLDFHPVTRELYTTVNERDGIGDDLVPDYLTRIRQDEFYGWPYAYFTPKNLDPRQKTGGQSKRPDLAARTRTPDILFQAHSAALGLQFYDGKTFPQRYRNGAFVAFRGSWNRDRGTGYKVVFVPFNSKGRPQGYYEDFLTGFMLDPDVPTTWGRPVGLLVLPDGSLLVTEEANDRIYRIQYTGD; encoded by the coding sequence ATGAAGGTTTCTGGGCTTTTTGTGCTGTCTGTGTTTCTATTCATCACCGCAGCAGCTTGTAACCAGACTAGCGCCTCATTAGATAATTCCCCACCACAAGAAGCATCCACGTCTGCGGCTCAATTGGCACAAAATCCGACAGAAGGGAAAAACCTTATCCCTACAGAAACATTTTCACCTACACCTATCCGCATTGACTTACAGAATTTACCAGCACCCTTTGCTACAGATAGTGCATCTAAAGCCCCGCAAGTTGTACCGATTCCCCAAAAACCAGTTTTGAAAGTCCCCGCCGGGTTTACAGTTAACGTTTTTGCTGAAGGTCTAGATGCACCGCGTTGGCTAGCTTTAACTCCCAGTGGTGATGTATTGGTGACGGAAACTAGACAAAACCGGATTCGTTTATTGCGTGATACTAACAGCGATGGGGTAGCTGATGTCCGCCAGACTTTTGCTAGCAAAGACAATGGTTTGAATATTCCTTTTGGGATGGCGTTTGCTGGTAATGCCTTCTTTTTAGGTAATACTGATGAGGTTTTACAATTTCCCTACACAGAAGGACAACAACAACTCACTGGTACTGGTAAAAAAATTGCTGACCTCCCCGGTGGTGGTTACAATCAACACTGGACTCGCAATGTTGTGGCATCACCCGACGGTAATAAACTATACGTTTCCGTTGGTTCTCGTTCCAATGTGGATGAAGAAGAACTACCAAGGGCTTCTGTACAGGTAATGAGTTTGGATGGTTCCCAAAAGCAGACTTTTGCCTTTGGCTTACGTAACCCTGTTGGTCTTGACTTTCATCCTGTGACTAGAGAACTTTATACTACCGTGAACGAGAGGGATGGGATTGGTGATGATTTAGTTCCAGACTACCTGACACGGATTCGCCAGGATGAATTTTATGGTTGGCCTTATGCCTACTTTACACCTAAAAATCTTGACCCCCGGCAAAAGACTGGCGGTCAAAGTAAGCGTCCAGATTTAGCAGCGCGTACTCGTACACCAGATATATTATTTCAAGCTCACTCAGCCGCTTTGGGTTTGCAATTTTATGATGGTAAAACTTTTCCTCAAAGATATCGTAACGGTGCTTTTGTAGCCTTTCGGGGTTCTTGGAATCGCGATCGCGGTACTGGATATAAAGTAGTATTTGTTCCCTTTAATAGCAAAGGAAGACCGCAAGGTTACTATGAAGATTTTCTCACGGGATTTATGCTAGACCCTGATGTACCAACCACTTGGGGGCGACCTGTGGGCTTACTTGTATTACCTGATGGCAGTCTATTAGTCACAGAAGAAGCAAACGATCGCATTTACCGAATTCAGTATACGGGGGATTAG
- a CDS encoding RNA methyltransferase has protein sequence MGLAGVRVVLVEPAGPLNVGAIARVMKNFGLAQLVLVNPQCDPLSEEAMRMAVHAKEILESAITVPTLPEALHGCVRAIATTGRDNDRGLTLETPRIALPWLLEETSQPSALIFGREDRGLSNEELIYAQRFIRIPTSPDYLSLNLATAVGICCYELAQNLTPPETQTISETEFASLEFMEAYYQQLESLLLRIGYLYPHTATSRMEKFRQLYNRAYLQTHEVGMLRGILRQIEWAIDNQRDV, from the coding sequence ATGGGATTGGCTGGTGTAAGAGTTGTGTTGGTAGAACCAGCTGGGCCATTGAACGTAGGTGCGATCGCCAGAGTGATGAAAAATTTTGGTCTAGCACAGCTAGTCTTAGTTAATCCCCAATGCGATCCACTGTCGGAAGAAGCAATGAGAATGGCAGTCCATGCCAAAGAAATTTTAGAATCTGCTATCACAGTCCCAACTTTACCAGAAGCCTTACATGGATGTGTGCGGGCGATCGCCACTACAGGCCGCGATAATGATAGGGGTCTAACGCTAGAAACCCCCAGAATAGCCCTACCTTGGTTATTAGAAGAAACCAGTCAACCTTCAGCATTGATTTTTGGCAGAGAAGATAGGGGTCTAAGTAATGAAGAATTAATTTACGCCCAAAGATTTATTCGCATTCCCACCAGTCCCGATTATCTGTCTTTAAATCTGGCTACAGCTGTCGGGATCTGCTGCTACGAACTAGCACAAAATCTAACACCCCCTGAAACTCAAACAATCAGCGAAACTGAGTTTGCATCTTTAGAGTTTATGGAGGCCTACTATCAACAATTAGAATCCTTATTGCTAAGAATTGGCTATTTATACCCTCATACAGCAACCAGTCGGATGGAAAAATTTCGCCAACTGTATAACCGTGCCTATCTGCAAACTCATGAAGTGGGTATGCTTCGCGGCATTCTACGACAAATAGAATGGGCAATTGACAACCAGCGTGATGTGTAG
- a CDS encoding serine hydrolase: protein MVVSESSDKLRDFSRRQPANRRQRSRKVQKVESKKVKVPNQQRAGAGAAVITRSNNNAVPPPVAVGGRRPKQGLVMPSVVKPIPTAKGPIPPFNPNNVKVRTVRVQKQPMSQIGRRVSRKTRLKPMARAILYAIRLLIVGVGIGAIVGTVLSVLDPATRMAPVSTPSNTSNTGQNQSKPTPTAGLYLTQEITPLKNVVQQLATANPNLSPGVFLVDLDTGGYVDINAANALPAASTIKIPILVAFFQDVDAGKIRLDEVLTMQQEMVAGGSGNFQYKPAGTQYPALEVATKMITVSDNTATNMLIARLGGIEALNERFRSWGLTTTVIRNILPDLPGTNTTSPKELGNIMTMVSQGNLVSMRSRDQILDIMRQTERDNLLPSGLGAGARVYHKTGDIGTMLADAGLIDTPTGKRYIVAVMVQRPNNDPRAEKLISSISRAAYQQFSQSEPTPSNTTSNLPTTAYPSPIMASPATNTPINPSIAPPISNSYPAPVMNPQYYPPTR from the coding sequence GTGGTAGTGTCAGAGTCAAGTGACAAACTAAGAGATTTTTCGCGGCGACAACCCGCCAACCGCCGCCAGCGATCGCGTAAAGTCCAAAAGGTAGAATCAAAAAAAGTCAAAGTTCCTAACCAGCAGCGCGCTGGTGCTGGTGCAGCCGTCATCACCCGCTCTAATAATAATGCTGTACCTCCCCCTGTTGCTGTTGGAGGTCGCAGACCCAAACAAGGGCTGGTTATGCCTAGTGTAGTCAAACCCATTCCCACAGCCAAAGGGCCGATACCCCCCTTCAACCCCAACAATGTAAAAGTCAGAACAGTACGAGTGCAGAAGCAGCCGATGTCCCAAATCGGTAGACGAGTATCACGCAAGACTAGATTAAAGCCAATGGCCAGAGCCATTTTGTATGCTATACGCTTATTAATTGTCGGAGTGGGTATTGGTGCGATCGTCGGTACAGTTTTGTCGGTTTTAGACCCCGCCACTCGCATGGCTCCTGTTTCTACCCCATCGAATACCAGCAACACAGGACAAAATCAGTCAAAACCTACCCCAACAGCAGGTTTATACTTGACTCAAGAAATTACCCCTCTCAAAAATGTTGTGCAGCAATTGGCTACTGCTAATCCTAACCTCAGCCCTGGGGTCTTTTTGGTAGATTTAGACACAGGAGGTTATGTAGATATCAATGCTGCTAATGCTTTACCCGCCGCTAGCACAATTAAAATCCCGATTCTTGTCGCTTTTTTCCAGGATGTGGATGCTGGTAAGATCCGCTTAGATGAAGTGCTGACCATGCAACAGGAAATGGTAGCAGGGGGTTCAGGAAATTTTCAATACAAACCAGCCGGAACTCAATATCCTGCCTTGGAAGTTGCTACGAAAATGATCACTGTTAGTGACAACACAGCTACTAATATGCTGATTGCCCGACTGGGAGGTATAGAAGCACTCAATGAGCGTTTTCGTAGTTGGGGATTAACAACTACAGTCATTCGCAATATATTACCAGACCTACCAGGGACAAACACCACCAGTCCCAAAGAGTTGGGAAACATTATGACTATGGTAAGTCAGGGTAATTTGGTGAGTATGCGATCGCGTGATCAAATTCTCGATATCATGCGTCAGACAGAACGAGATAATCTCCTACCCTCTGGCTTAGGTGCAGGTGCCAGGGTATACCATAAAACTGGTGATATCGGTACTATGTTGGCAGATGCTGGGTTAATTGATACACCCACAGGGAAGCGTTATATAGTTGCTGTCATGGTACAACGCCCCAATAATGATCCCCGTGCGGAAAAACTTATTAGCTCAATTTCTCGTGCGGCTTACCAACAGTTTAGCCAAAGTGAGCCAACGCCTAGTAATACGACTAGTAATCTACCTACAACTGCTTATCCTTCACCAATCATGGCTTCTCCAGCCACCAACACACCCATAAATCCATCAATTGCCCCTCCCATATCTAATAGTTATCCCGCTCCAGTGATGAATCCACAATATTACCCACCAACTAGATAA
- a CDS encoding fasciclin domain-containing protein: MPATNSLLGKTFFNIFGVISLTALSACAQPTTETPTATVPPDASTPVSTVPPLTPTPSPTTPNNTTENRNLAELANSAANQGQFTTLIQAVKAAGLTDQLAAPGPYTVFAPTDAAFAALPKNTLNNLLQPANKQQLVKLLAYHVLPGTFTSKQLKSGQVKTVEGSPVTIKVDPTSNTVTVNGARVTQADIPASNGIVHVVDKVILPPNVPNNANTTPTPQ, from the coding sequence ATGCCGGCAACTAACAGCTTGCTAGGAAAAACCTTTTTCAATATTTTCGGTGTGATTAGTCTAACAGCGCTATCTGCCTGCGCTCAACCGACTACAGAAACCCCCACTGCCACAGTCCCCCCTGATGCGTCAACTCCCGTATCAACGGTTCCTCCTCTCACCCCAACTCCCAGCCCCACAACACCAAATAACACCACTGAGAATCGTAACCTGGCAGAACTCGCAAATTCGGCAGCAAATCAAGGACAGTTTACAACATTAATACAGGCAGTAAAAGCCGCAGGTTTAACTGATCAGTTAGCCGCCCCAGGACCATATACCGTATTTGCCCCTACAGACGCTGCTTTCGCCGCTTTACCAAAAAACACCTTAAATAACCTTCTTCAACCAGCCAACAAACAGCAATTAGTGAAACTTTTGGCCTATCACGTTCTTCCCGGCACTTTTACTTCAAAACAACTCAAATCTGGACAAGTCAAAACAGTTGAAGGTAGCCCTGTTACCATCAAAGTTGACCCTACCAGTAACACAGTTACCGTCAACGGCGCTAGAGTCACTCAAGCAGATATACCAGCTAGCAACGGCATCGTTCATGTCGTAGACAAAGTTATCTTACCCCCCAATGTTCCCAACAATGCCAACACAACGCCGACACCACAATAG
- the rpoD gene encoding RNA polymerase sigma factor RpoD translates to MNQANNVLDSIYQPDLEIMNQPEIELDDLLIEEDEDLLLADDGDIDEFLEPQTDEDDAKSGKAAKSRRRTQSKKKHYTEDSIRLYLQEIGRIRLLRADEEIELARKIADLLELERVRERLSEKLERDPRDSEWAEAVQLPLPAFRYRLHIGRRAKDKMVQSNLRLVVSIAKKYMNRGLSFQDLIQEGSLGLIRAAEKFDHEKGYKFSTYATWWIRQAITRAIADQSRTIRLPVHLYETISRIKKTTKLLSQEMGRKPTEEEIATRMEMTIEKLRFIAKSAQLPISLETPIGKEEDSRLGDFIESDGETPEDQVSKNLLREDLEKVLDSLSPRERDVLRLRYGLDDGRMKTLEEIGQIFNVTRERIRQIEAKALRKLRHPNRNSVLKEYIR, encoded by the coding sequence ATGAACCAGGCTAACAACGTACTCGATAGCATTTATCAGCCTGACCTAGAAATAATGAATCAGCCTGAAATCGAGTTAGATGACCTCCTCATTGAAGAAGATGAGGATTTGTTGCTCGCTGATGATGGCGACATTGATGAGTTTTTAGAGCCTCAGACTGATGAGGACGACGCAAAGTCTGGAAAAGCCGCTAAGTCGCGTCGTCGGACACAAAGCAAGAAAAAGCACTACACAGAAGATTCAATTCGTCTGTATTTGCAAGAAATTGGTCGAATTCGTTTGTTGCGGGCAGATGAAGAAATTGAACTTGCTAGAAAAATCGCTGACTTATTAGAATTAGAACGGGTGCGGGAGCGACTGTCAGAAAAGTTAGAACGTGATCCCCGTGACAGTGAATGGGCAGAAGCCGTACAATTGCCCTTGCCAGCCTTTCGTTATCGCTTGCACATTGGCCGCAGAGCAAAAGATAAAATGGTGCAATCAAACTTGCGCCTTGTGGTTTCAATTGCCAAGAAATATATGAATCGTGGTTTATCATTCCAAGACTTGATTCAGGAAGGTAGTCTGGGTTTGATTCGTGCGGCTGAGAAGTTCGATCATGAGAAAGGTTATAAGTTCTCCACCTACGCTACTTGGTGGATTCGCCAGGCAATTACTAGAGCGATCGCTGACCAATCCCGCACCATCCGCCTACCAGTCCACCTCTACGAAACCATCTCCCGCATTAAGAAAACCACCAAGTTGCTGTCTCAAGAAATGGGACGCAAACCTACGGAGGAAGAAATCGCTACTCGTATGGAAATGACCATCGAGAAACTGCGGTTCATCGCTAAATCTGCTCAGTTACCAATTTCATTAGAAACACCCATTGGTAAAGAAGAAGATTCTCGCTTAGGTGATTTTATCGAATCCGACGGCGAAACCCCAGAAGACCAGGTTTCTAAAAACCTGCTAAGGGAAGATTTAGAAAAAGTCCTCGATAGCCTTAGCCCTCGTGAACGCGATGTTCTCCGCCTACGCTACGGTTTAGATGACGGTCGGATGAAGACTTTAGAGGAAATTGGACAAATCTTCAACGTCACCCGTGAACGGATTCGGCAAATCGAAGCCAAAGCCCTCCGTAAATTACGCCACCCCAACCGCAACAGCGTCCTGAAAGAATATATTCGTTAG
- a CDS encoding chlorophyll a/b-binding protein yields MTDTTKISASVVEDRNSWRWGFTPQAEIWNGRLAMIGFLAAILIELFSGQGFLHFWGIL; encoded by the coding sequence ATGACAGACACAACAAAAATCTCTGCTTCAGTAGTTGAAGACCGCAATTCTTGGCGCTGGGGCTTTACTCCCCAAGCTGAAATCTGGAACGGTCGCCTAGCAATGATTGGCTTTTTAGCAGCCATATTAATCGAACTATTCTCTGGTCAAGGCTTCCTCCACTTCTGGGGAATCCTCTAA
- a CDS encoding DUF3226 domain-containing protein, producing the protein MARGYIAKKLLVEGKDDLRVIPELIEKNGIVWGNNKKEAIVTIEDYGGYTNINSDLVSTELQASGLTHLGLMVDADDKPQTRWQSIREACLDSILDIPEEIPTTGLIHTTNTGIKFGVWIMPDNLMQGMLETFLAYMIPDESEPLWMYAQEVVAEAKIKGASFIDARIDKAKIHTWLAWQEEPGR; encoded by the coding sequence ATGGCGAGAGGTTACATAGCTAAGAAGCTTTTAGTTGAAGGAAAAGATGACCTCCGAGTTATACCAGAACTGATAGAAAAAAACGGAATAGTTTGGGGAAATAACAAGAAGGAAGCGATCGTCACCATCGAAGATTATGGTGGTTATACCAACATCAATTCAGACCTTGTATCTACTGAATTGCAAGCGTCAGGACTGACTCATCTGGGTTTAATGGTGGATGCAGATGATAAGCCTCAAACACGTTGGCAAAGTATTAGAGAAGCTTGTTTAGATAGTATTCTTGACATTCCTGAAGAAATACCCACAACAGGACTAATTCACACTACAAACACAGGAATTAAGTTTGGTGTTTGGATAATGCCAGATAACCTAATGCAAGGAATGTTAGAGACTTTTTTAGCTTACATGATTCCAGATGAGAGTGAGCCACTATGGATGTATGCCCAGGAAGTTGTAGCAGAGGCGAAAATTAAGGGAGCATCATTTATAGATGCTCGTATTGATAAAGCCAAAATTCATACCTGGTTGGCATGGCAGGAAGAACCAGGAAGATAA